One genomic segment of Terriglobia bacterium includes these proteins:
- a CDS encoding lytic transglycosylase domain-containing protein, whose amino-acid sequence MNRAEGIYTYVDENGRRVFTNVVSNTKGGASGGASGSSTVANRKKIKLPVPSGELESSKPLSDRIATLVEKYNLGRYNLGPDFVRAVIKVESNFNPHALSRKGALGLMQLMPATARRFGVRNVYNPEENLEGGIQYLNFLLDTFNGDVNLTLAAYNAGENIVQKLKAIPPYRETRDYVKRISDILGGSSSIPLYDYATKRVTYVALVGGRLKFTNVDPPASSVVFDGYHMPRAAGSL is encoded by the coding sequence GTGAACCGGGCCGAAGGCATCTACACTTACGTCGACGAAAATGGAAGGCGGGTGTTCACCAACGTCGTGTCGAACACCAAGGGGGGCGCCTCCGGTGGGGCGTCCGGCTCTTCCACCGTGGCCAACCGGAAGAAAATCAAACTTCCAGTCCCTTCAGGGGAGTTAGAGTCCTCCAAACCACTGAGCGACCGGATTGCGACTCTGGTCGAGAAATACAATCTTGGAAGATACAACCTGGGCCCTGATTTTGTCCGCGCCGTCATCAAAGTGGAGTCCAATTTCAATCCACATGCCCTTTCCCGAAAGGGTGCCCTGGGCCTGATGCAACTCATGCCGGCCACGGCCAGGCGGTTTGGCGTGCGGAATGTGTACAATCCGGAGGAAAATCTGGAAGGCGGGATCCAATACCTCAACTTCCTTCTGGATACCTTCAATGGCGATGTCAACCTCACGCTTGCTGCTTATAACGCCGGAGAGAACATCGTCCAGAAGCTCAAGGCGATCCCTCCATACCGCGAAACACGTGATTACGTGAAACGAATCAGCGACATCCTGGGCGGGTCCTCCTCTATTCCCCTTTACGATTATGCCACCAAGCGGGTCACTTACGTGGCATTAGTGGGAGGAAGACTCAAATTTACCAATGTCGATCCACCCGCCTCTTCAGTGGTTTTTGACGGATACCATATGCCCCGGGCCGCAGGCTCCTTATAG